From Vanessa cardui chromosome 11, ilVanCard2.1, whole genome shotgun sequence, the proteins below share one genomic window:
- the LOC124533717 gene encoding A-kinase anchor protein 10, mitochondrial, with protein sequence MIKFWKSAAKGKSGCPVRPPERISTQNIEVLSLDTEIDNYIDDNSNIFEKKSKLSINLHDILIEKTAINYFIMYMEGINKQYLIKCWLELENFKLILQNNDTDNVKSQHSKISHTKSLDDHSNDNELEKSCDKFMSQKFNWKASVTSLRKTKGECSTSSCGDLTQHLDYYDLFMHESCSDITETAISLFKKYVALEAPYQLDLTDNIRKLVISNICQPEGLITEECFKPVLDALYHQIDKNYFTSFQNSPFYIKSQIDILTSGCITLQDILYNEAILFYFTEFLEQENCSKLLEFLISIMHFRDNLINSNQSNIEPAQSDAIVLYDKYFSLQATNPIGFSTDVRLKVESDICSEVGLRGTCFDIPYKIVYQTLSKHVKTFLGSELYYTYLSEMIKSVDQLWSPNCKSHSDCSSEFSISTRNTLLAMGDPLFRKKRNHSVPDMSIDSNQLYNADALWQRKKHDGLSLGRINSLGRFESKFEPDPDKRDKSVLKKMVSKFVPANTSKVEEEMAWQIAHMIVKDVTDLTMAPPDNDNDHI encoded by the exons ATGATAAAGTTTTGGAAAAGCGCAG CTAAAGGTAAGTCTGGCTGCCCAGTGCGACCTCCAGAACGGATTTCTACCCAAAATATCGAAGTTTTATCGCTGGATACAGAAATCGACAATTATATTGatg ataactcaaatatttttgaaaaaaaatctaagttatcaataaatttacatGACATACTTATTGAAAAAAcagctattaattattttattatgtatatggaaggtataaacaaacaatatctCATTAAATGTTGGTTAGAACTagaaaattttaagttaatattacaaaataatgataCAGACAATGTAAAAAGTCAGCATTCCAAGATAAGTCACACTAAAAGTTTGGATGATCACTCAAACGACAATGAGCTTGAAAAGAGTTGTGATAAATTTATGTCTCAAAAATTTAATTGGAAAGCAAGTGTGACCAGTTTAAGAAAAACCAAAGGCGAATGTTCCACAAGTTCCTGTGGAGATTTAACTCAACATTTAGATTATTATGACCTTTTTATGCATGAGAGTTGTTCAGATATCACCGAAACAGCTATTAgcttattcaaaaaatatgtgGCTTTAGAAGCCCCATATCAACTAGATTTAACAGACAACATAAGAAAATTAGTTATATCGAATATATGTCAGCCTGAAGGACTAATAACAGAGGAATGTTTTAAGCCTGTGCTGGATGCTTTATACCACCAAATTGacaaaaactattttacttCTTTTCAAAACAGCCCTTTTTACATAAAATCTCAGATAGATATCTTAACAAGTGGATGTATTACTCTTCAAGATATTCTCTACAATGAGGCAATACTCTTTTACTTTACAGAATTTCTAGAACAAGAAAACTGCAGCAAATTGCTcgaatttttaatatctattatgCATTTTCGAGACAACCTCATCAATAGTAATCAGTCGAATATTGAACCAGCTCAAAGTGATGCTATAGTGCTTTATGACAAATACTTTTCACTTCAAGCAACTAATCCTATTGGGTTTTCGACTGACGTTCGTTTGAAAGTTGAAAGTGACATTTGTAGTGAAGTGGGTTTAAGAGGCACTTGCTTTGACATACCTTACAAAATTGTTTATCAAACTCTCAGTAAACATGTGAAAACTTTCTTAGGATCTGAACTATATTATACTTACCTTTCAGAAATGATAAAATCAGTGGATCAGTTATGGTCCCCTAATTGTAAATCACACTCTGATTGCAGCAGTGAATTTAGCATAAGCACCCGAAATACTCTCTTAGCAATGGGTGATCCTCTATTTAGAAAAAAACGAAACCATTCTGTACCTGATATGTCTATAGATTCTAATCAACTTTACAATGCTGATGCATTGTGGCAAAGAAAAAAGCATGATGGTCTGAGTCTTGGACGAATTAATAGTTTAGGAAGGTTTGAATCTAAATTTGAACCGGATCCAGACAAAAGAGATAAATCAGTTCTAAAAAAAATGGTTAGTAAGTTTGTACCAGCGAATACATCAAAAGTTGAAGAGGAAATGGCTTGGCAAATTGCTCATATGATTGTAAAAGATGTCACAGATTTAACTATGGCTCCACCggataatgataatgatcatatataa
- the LOC124533707 gene encoding uncharacterized protein LOC124533707, whose translation MFTLYLLSPLFWVCVYSSIIDQRQTGDLNVQVDFKDVRIFALMKGDKEEYVDYDYAYDYSELTIKPQNRTTPKPFNGTSLSTEPTIAINDSSISSTLLEENTTATEDFFTVTTSPTDFKTTITHSESTSYNNSEIVMNKPSTNTPLKNCKRGFVLNQRGDCQFKLNSTGNALMKLVKLSQKLKLRRENKSNDSP comes from the exons ATGTTTACTTTGTATCTTCTTTCCCCACTCTTTTGGGTCTGTGTGTATTCGTCAATTATTGATCAGCGACAAACGGGTGATTTAAATGTACAGGTTGACTTTAAGGATGTACGAATATTTGCACTTATGAAAGGAGACAAAGAAGAATATGTG GACTATGATTATGCGTATGATTACTCGGAATTGACAATAAAACCTCAAAATCGAACAACGCCAAAACCGTTTAACGGTACGAGTTTATCCACAGAACCAACGATTGCGATAAATGATTCATCGATTAGTTCAACTTTGCTAGAAGAAAATACAACGGCGACTGAGGATTTTTTTACTGTCACAACAAGTCCCACAGATTTTAAAACAACGATTACCCATTCCGAAAGTACAAGTTACAATAATTCAGAGATCGTTATGAATAAACCGTCTACTAACACTCCATTAAAAAATTGCAAAAGAGGCTTTGTATTAAATCAAAGAGGCGATTGCCAATTTAAACTTAACAGTACAGGAAATGC attaatGAAGTTGGTAAAATTatctcaaaaattaaaattaagaagagaaaataaaagtaacgacagtccataa
- the LOC124533706 gene encoding malectin-A, whose translation MCRILIITFLINLFLLEKATGLGEIIYAINAGGPAHTDIYGIHYEKDPLQGRVGTASDYGKQLVMIGRVNSKDEILYQTERYHHSTFGYDIPANKDGDYVLVLKFSEVYFNTPNMKVFDVVLNGDHTIVADLDIFNKVGRGVAHDEYVPYSIKNGKLYYNDEESDIRGGKIKVEFIKGYRDNPKINALYVMRGTIDEVPKLPPIVWPETETEEPREEVEEKSTKSRRASGPKQPDPYSMEDNSVLIPVFITIGAFIPLLFCLCKL comes from the coding sequence ATGTGTcggatattaataattacttttctaataaatttattcttattagaAAAGGCTACTGGCTTAGGAGAAATCATATATGCCATAAATGCAGGTGGTCCAGCTCATACCGACATATATGGCATTCATTACGAAAAGGATCCGTTGCAAGGAAGAGTAGGTACGGCTTCTGATTACGGGAAACAACTTGTTATGATAGGAAGAGTCAATTCAAAAGATGAAATATTATATCAGACCGAGAGATACCATCACAGCACGTTTGGTTACGACATTCCGGCCAATAAAGACGGAGACTACGTGCTTGTGCTCAAGTTTAGTGAGGTATACTTTAACACGCCGAATATGAAAGTATTTGATGTTGTTCTGAATGGAGACCACACCATAGTAGCCGATTTagatattttcaataaagttgGGCGTGGAGTAGCACACGATGAATATGTAccatattctataaaaaatggaaaattatattataatgatgaagAGTCAGATATACGagggggtaaaattaaagttgaatTCATTAAAGGCTACAGAGATAACCCGAAGATTAATGCTTTGTATGTAATGAGAGGAACAATTGACGAAGTGCCCAAACTACCTCCAATAGTATGGCCTGAGACTGAAACCGAGGAACCCAGGGAAGAAGTAGAAGAGAAATCTACCAAATCCCGTCGTGCAAGTGGTCCTAAGCAACCTGACCCTTACTCAATGGAAGATAACTCAGTGTTAATTcctgtttttattacaattggTGCTTTTATACCATTATTATTTTGTCTCTGCAAACTATAA